The following coding sequences lie in one Pseudomonas monsensis genomic window:
- a CDS encoding DUF2782 domain-containing protein encodes MRTLNRLLLVSLIAVSPLVAIAADDAPSADPEVTIRTEGDKTIQEYRQNGFLYAIKVTKKGFPPYFLVRADGTDANFIRSDQPDMLIPSWKIFEWK; translated from the coding sequence ATGCGTACGTTAAATCGCTTGCTGCTGGTCAGTTTGATTGCTGTCTCACCGCTGGTTGCGATCGCGGCGGATGATGCGCCGTCAGCGGACCCGGAAGTCACCATCCGTACCGAGGGTGACAAGACCATCCAGGAGTACCGTCAGAACGGTTTCCTGTATGCGATCAAGGTCACCAAGAAAGGATTCCCGCCCTATTTTCTGGTGCGTGCGGACGGTACCGATGCAAACTTCATCCGCTCGGATCAGCCGGATATGCTGATTCCGTCGTGGAAGATTTTCGAATGGAAGTAG
- a CDS encoding endonuclease/exonuclease/phosphatase family protein yields the protein MRRWKTERIVGLHDPQVNEHHLASTGLPADQRLRLLSFNIQVGISTERYRHYLTRSWQHLLPHTGRSGNLQKIGDLLGDFDLVALQEADGGSLRSGYVNQVEHLAHLGAFPYWYQQLNRNLGRLAQHSNGVLSRLKPWAIEDHPLPGPKGRGAILLRFGEGPEALVVVMMHLALGARVRSLQLAYIRDLIGGYKHQVLMGDMNTHASDLLQHSPLRDLGLLAPQLEATFPSWRPQRCLDHILLSPTLTLEKVEVLAQPISDHLPVAVEIRLPGSLTADALPALSPAPRGTPE from the coding sequence ATGCGCCGCTGGAAGACCGAACGCATCGTTGGCCTGCATGACCCGCAGGTCAACGAGCATCACCTGGCATCCACGGGCCTGCCCGCAGACCAGCGCCTGCGCTTGCTCAGTTTCAACATCCAGGTCGGCATCAGCACCGAGCGTTATCGGCATTACCTGACCCGCAGCTGGCAGCACCTGCTGCCGCACACCGGGCGCTCGGGCAATCTGCAGAAGATCGGTGACCTGCTGGGCGATTTCGACCTGGTCGCCCTGCAGGAAGCCGACGGCGGCAGCCTGCGGTCTGGCTACGTCAATCAGGTCGAACACCTGGCGCACCTCGGCGCCTTCCCCTACTGGTATCAACAACTCAATCGCAACCTCGGCCGACTGGCCCAGCACAGCAATGGCGTGCTCAGTCGACTGAAGCCGTGGGCGATCGAAGACCATCCGCTGCCCGGACCGAAAGGTCGCGGCGCGATCCTGCTGCGTTTCGGCGAAGGCCCGGAAGCGCTGGTGGTGGTGATGATGCACCTGGCCCTCGGCGCGCGGGTGCGCAGCCTGCAACTGGCCTATATTCGTGATCTGATCGGTGGCTACAAACATCAAGTATTGATGGGTGACATGAACACCCATGCCAGCGATCTGCTACAACATTCACCGCTACGCGATCTCGGCCTGCTGGCCCCGCAGCTGGAAGCCACCTTCCCCAGCTGGCGCCCGCAGCGTTGCCTTGATCATATTTTGCTCAGCCCGACCCTGACCCTGGAAAAGGTCGAAGTGCTGGCCCAACCCATTTCCGATCACCTGCCGGTCGCGGTAGAGATTCGTCTGCCGGGTTCGCTCACGGCCGATGCATTGCCCGCGTTGAGTCCTGCCCCTCGCGGAACCCCTGAATGA
- a CDS encoding c-type cytochrome: protein MTKWLLAAGVLMPLYSAQATQDPEAVYNRVCGACHSGQLPMAPARGDQDAWTPRLAKGMGTLVQHVTQGFKAMPPRGLCMDCSAEDYQAIILWMSESKPGP from the coding sequence ATGACGAAATGGCTGCTGGCTGCCGGAGTCTTGATGCCGCTTTACAGCGCACAGGCTACACAGGATCCGGAAGCAGTGTACAACCGTGTTTGTGGTGCCTGTCATTCCGGCCAACTACCCATGGCGCCCGCAAGAGGCGATCAGGATGCTTGGACGCCGAGGTTGGCGAAAGGTATGGGGACGCTGGTGCAACACGTGACCCAGGGTTTCAAGGCGATGCCGCCGCGTGGTTTGTGCATGGACTGCAGTGCCGAGGATTACCAGGCCATCATCCTCTGGATGAGCGAGAGTAAACCCGGTCCATAA
- a CDS encoding N-acetylmuramoyl-L-alanine amidase, which yields MKFFALIASLLVLAGCASGPRYDTRHSSANHDSRIQFVIIHYTSTSLERSLQLLTHGEVSSHYLIGDDKGGTIYKLMDENLRAWHAGESQWQGRTWLNSSSIGIEIVNPGFKDTPTGRQWYPYSEAQIQSLIVLLKDISKRHGISAQHIIGHSDIAPLRKLDPGPLFPWKRLAAEGLGKWPNEQAVARQQALFDSRELPGISWFQAQLAHLGYDTPQTGELDVATRHVLAAFQMHYRPSRFDGTPDAQTAALLLVLNQTK from the coding sequence ATGAAATTCTTTGCCCTCATTGCGTCGTTACTGGTTTTGGCCGGCTGTGCCAGTGGCCCGCGCTACGACACCCGCCATTCTTCGGCCAATCACGACAGCCGCATCCAGTTCGTGATCATCCATTACACCTCGACTTCGCTGGAGCGTTCGCTACAACTGCTGACCCACGGTGAAGTCAGCAGCCATTACCTGATCGGCGACGACAAGGGCGGCACCATCTACAAGCTGATGGATGAAAACCTGCGCGCCTGGCACGCCGGGGAAAGCCAGTGGCAGGGGCGCACCTGGCTCAACTCCAGCTCGATCGGCATCGAAATCGTCAACCCGGGTTTCAAGGACACTCCGACCGGGCGCCAGTGGTATCCGTACAGCGAAGCGCAGATTCAGTCGTTGATCGTCCTGCTCAAGGACATCAGCAAGCGCCACGGCATCAGTGCGCAACACATCATCGGCCACAGCGACATCGCCCCCCTGCGCAAGCTCGATCCCGGGCCGCTGTTCCCGTGGAAGCGCCTCGCCGCCGAAGGCCTGGGTAAATGGCCGAATGAGCAAGCGGTGGCGCGCCAGCAAGCGCTGTTCGACAGCCGTGAACTGCCGGGCATTAGCTGGTTCCAGGCGCAGTTGGCGCATCTGGGTTACGACACGCCGCAGACCGGTGAACTGGATGTCGCCACCCGCCATGTCCTCGCGGCATTCCAGATGCACTACCGCCCTTCTCGCTTCGACGGAACGCCCGATGCACAAACGGCTGCGCTGTTGCTGGTGCTGAACCAGACAAAATAA
- the polA gene encoding DNA polymerase I, which yields MSQAPLVLVDGSSYLYRAFHALPPLTTSKGLPTGAVKGVLNMLKSLRKQYPDSPFAVVFDAKGGTFRDEMYAEYKANRPSMPDDMRVQIEPLHQSVIALGFPLLCVEGVEADDVIGTLARSSAAADRPVIISTGDKDMAQLVDGHITLVNTMSGSSMDVEGVKEKFGVAPEQIIDYLALMGDSSDNIPGVPGIGPKTASGLLVGVNGGLTELYANLDIVPTLPIRGAKTLPAKLEEHKEMAFLSYQLATIKVDVPLDVELDDLQMGAEDPAKLYELYSLLEFKSWINDLDRDAKRQELSAAAEPAPAGDLFSAPAEEAPVAPVEAAYETILDQARFDVWLEKLNNARLFAFDTETTGIDAQQAQLVGLSFAVQANEAAYIPLTHSYIGVPEQLDRDTVLRALKPILEDPNKLKVGQHAKFDMNILANCAIGGDQSQGIHVRGIAFDTMLESYVLNSTATRHDMDSLAQKYLDHTTVSFQDIAGKGAKQLTFDQIALEQAGPYAAEDADITLRLHQTLFEKLSAIPSLASVLTDIEMPLVPVLARIERQGAFVDAELLGIQSIELGNKMVALEREAFEIAGEEFNLGSPKQLGVILYEKLGLPVLKKTAKGQPSTAEEVLAKLAEDDHRLPKVLMEHRSMSKLKSTYTDRLPEQINPRTGRIHTSYHQAVASTGRLSSSDPNLQNIPVRTAEGRRIRQAFVAPKGYKLLAADYSQIELRIMAHLSKDEGLMNAFRNNLDVHTATAAEVFKVELNEVTSDQRRGAKAINFGLIYGMGAQKLGKDIGVDTKTAKAYIDTYFARYPGVREYMDRTRAQAADQGYVETFFGRRLYLPEINSNKPQERAAAERTAINAPMQGTAADIIKKAMVAVDNWLATSGLDAKVILQVHDELVLEVREDLVEQVSAEIRVHMSEAAKLDVPLLVEVGVGNNWDEAH from the coding sequence ATGAGCCAAGCCCCCCTCGTCCTGGTGGACGGTTCGTCTTACCTGTACCGTGCTTTCCACGCACTGCCACCGCTGACCACCTCCAAAGGCCTGCCGACCGGCGCGGTCAAAGGTGTGCTGAACATGCTCAAGAGTCTGCGCAAGCAGTACCCGGACAGCCCGTTCGCCGTGGTCTTCGACGCCAAGGGCGGGACGTTTCGCGATGAGATGTACGCCGAATACAAGGCCAACCGCCCAAGCATGCCCGACGACATGCGCGTGCAGATCGAGCCGCTGCACCAGAGCGTGATCGCCCTCGGCTTCCCGCTGCTGTGCGTGGAAGGCGTCGAGGCTGACGACGTGATCGGCACCCTCGCCCGCAGCAGTGCGGCGGCGGATCGCCCGGTGATCATCTCCACCGGCGACAAGGACATGGCGCAACTGGTCGACGGCCACATTACCTTGGTCAACACCATGTCCGGTAGCTCGATGGACGTAGAGGGCGTGAAGGAGAAATTCGGCGTCGCTCCGGAGCAGATCATCGATTATCTGGCACTGATGGGCGATTCTTCCGACAACATCCCCGGCGTTCCCGGCATCGGCCCGAAGACTGCGTCCGGCCTGCTGGTGGGCGTCAACGGCGGCCTGACCGAGCTCTACGCAAACCTCGACATCGTCCCGACCCTGCCGATTCGCGGGGCCAAGACCCTGCCGGCCAAGCTCGAAGAGCACAAGGAGATGGCGTTTCTCTCCTATCAACTGGCGACCATCAAGGTCGATGTGCCGCTGGACGTTGAACTCGATGATTTGCAGATGGGCGCCGAAGACCCGGCCAAGCTCTACGAGCTGTACTCGCTGCTGGAATTCAAAAGCTGGATCAATGATCTGGATCGCGACGCCAAGCGTCAGGAACTGAGCGCTGCTGCCGAGCCTGCGCCGGCTGGCGATCTGTTCAGCGCGCCAGCGGAAGAAGCGCCTGTCGCTCCCGTCGAAGCTGCCTACGAAACCATCCTCGATCAGGCGCGTTTCGACGTCTGGCTGGAGAAACTGAACAACGCCAGGCTGTTCGCCTTCGACACCGAAACCACCGGCATCGACGCGCAACAGGCGCAACTGGTCGGCCTGTCGTTCGCCGTGCAGGCCAACGAAGCGGCGTACATCCCGCTGACCCACTCCTACATCGGTGTACCGGAGCAACTGGATCGCGACACCGTGCTGCGCGCGCTCAAGCCGATTCTGGAAGACCCGAACAAACTCAAGGTCGGCCAACACGCCAAATTCGACATGAATATCCTGGCCAACTGCGCCATCGGCGGCGATCAGAGCCAGGGCATCCACGTGCGCGGGATTGCCTTCGACACCATGCTTGAGTCCTACGTGCTCAACTCCACCGCCACCCGCCACGACATGGACAGCCTCGCGCAGAAGTACCTGGACCACACCACCGTGAGCTTCCAGGACATCGCCGGCAAAGGCGCCAAGCAACTGACCTTCGACCAGATCGCCCTGGAACAGGCCGGGCCATACGCCGCCGAAGACGCCGACATCACCTTGCGGCTGCACCAGACCCTGTTCGAAAAACTCAGCGCGATCCCGAGCCTGGCCAGCGTGCTGACCGACATCGAGATGCCACTGGTGCCAGTGCTGGCGCGCATCGAACGCCAGGGCGCGTTTGTCGACGCCGAGCTGCTCGGTATCCAGAGCATCGAACTGGGCAACAAGATGGTCGCGCTGGAGCGCGAAGCGTTCGAGATCGCCGGCGAAGAATTCAACCTCGGCTCGCCGAAGCAGCTGGGCGTGATCCTTTACGAAAAACTCGGCCTGCCGGTGCTGAAAAAAACCGCCAAGGGCCAGCCGTCCACCGCCGAGGAAGTACTGGCGAAACTTGCCGAGGACGATCATCGCTTGCCGAAGGTGCTGATGGAGCACCGCTCGATGAGCAAGCTGAAAAGCACCTACACCGATCGTCTGCCGGAGCAGATCAACCCGCGCACCGGGCGCATCCACACCTCGTACCATCAGGCCGTGGCGTCCACCGGCCGCTTGTCTTCCAGCGATCCGAACCTGCAGAACATTCCGGTGCGTACCGCAGAAGGCCGGCGCATCCGCCAGGCTTTCGTGGCGCCAAAAGGTTACAAACTGCTGGCGGCGGACTACTCGCAGATCGAACTGCGGATCATGGCGCACCTGTCCAAAGACGAAGGCCTGATGAACGCCTTCCGCAACAACCTCGACGTGCACACCGCTACCGCTGCCGAAGTGTTCAAGGTCGAACTCAACGAAGTGACCTCCGACCAGCGCCGTGGTGCCAAGGCGATCAACTTCGGTTTGATCTATGGCATGGGCGCGCAGAAGCTCGGCAAGGACATTGGCGTCGACACCAAGACCGCCAAGGCCTACATCGACACCTACTTTGCGCGCTATCCCGGCGTTCGCGAGTACATGGATCGCACCCGCGCCCAGGCGGCGGATCAGGGGTATGTCGAGACGTTCTTCGGTCGTCGGCTGTACCTGCCGGAGATCAACTCGAACAAGCCGCAGGAGCGTGCAGCCGCCGAACGCACGGCGATCAACGCGCCGATGCAGGGCACGGCCGCCGACATCATCAAGAAAGCCATGGTCGCGGTGGATAACTGGCTGGCGACATCCGGGCTGGACGCCAAAGTCATCCTGCAGGTGCACGACGAACTGGTGCTGGAGGTGCGTGAGGACCTGGTCGAGCAGGTCAGCGCGGAGATTCGCGTGCACATGAGCGAGGCGGCGAAACTGGATGTGCCGCTGCTGGTCGAAGTAGGTGTGGGCAACAATTGGGATGAGGCCCACTAA
- a CDS encoding GGDEF domain-containing protein produces the protein MSDEAQRWKEKYLKSIEQQDKLERRWAARLDLLRRGLVRSTLAAEGTDKVVDQCMKEMREVVRTDDMDAGLAALLPRLEKAVLDSEQRRETRIDQVSTALTALVTQLQSLPLPREVAQPLKKFAKQLDSRVGQAREMPLLLSELSGLQGKALSQLENPAEPGRPGLFQRLFGSRDSEEAPAPSAEATAPVQTAPAVQVPITPELPPEPVQAEPVAVSEPAISAPALAAPMSASEADTPAPQPRQEPEVVAFVPPTVAVEEAPAAVKVEPAASGPEVLVAPVPAATSITPITCNPDELIHPGDPAPLSLDSLPLPEPIAQALAAIDPEQSEHDILFALPDSPEPSYSSVARHIEETLIGLLDDLTLPERHRPQAEAMRERLKHGLNWYELIPILDDLATLMLAITDSGQHEFEAYLQQLNERLEAFQSNLQAASEGHADNSSAARAMDTQIREQVDGLQTSVQEAADLDDLKQVLENHLEGLLGTMDQHQKQRDAREQEVAARLKGLSERVAHMEQEAQGFREHLEEQRQKALIDPLTGLPNRAAWSERLEHEIKQWQQHGNTLSLAMLDLDHFKRINDNYGHLAGDKVLKIIATVLRKRLRGPDFIARFGGEEFVLLLPATPPAVGAKLLENLRAAIEACPFHFKGERVTITISMGMTTFRSGEHSDLVLKRADQALYRAKNAGRNRVELG, from the coding sequence ATGAGCGACGAAGCCCAGCGCTGGAAAGAGAAGTACCTCAAAAGCATCGAACAACAGGACAAACTCGAAAGACGCTGGGCCGCCCGGCTCGACTTGCTGCGTCGCGGTCTGGTGCGCAGCACGCTGGCAGCCGAAGGCACCGACAAAGTCGTTGATCAGTGCATGAAAGAGATGCGCGAAGTGGTCCGCACCGACGACATGGATGCCGGCCTTGCCGCCCTGTTGCCGCGCCTGGAAAAGGCCGTGCTCGATTCCGAGCAGCGCCGGGAAACCCGCATCGATCAGGTCAGCACCGCCCTCACCGCTCTGGTGACCCAATTGCAGTCTTTGCCGTTGCCACGGGAAGTCGCGCAGCCACTGAAGAAATTCGCCAAACAACTGGACAGTCGTGTCGGCCAGGCGCGAGAGATGCCGCTGCTGCTGAGCGAGCTGAGCGGTTTGCAGGGCAAGGCGCTGAGTCAGCTCGAGAACCCGGCCGAGCCCGGGCGCCCGGGATTGTTTCAGCGTCTGTTCGGCAGCCGCGACAGCGAAGAGGCGCCAGCACCAAGCGCAGAAGCCACTGCGCCGGTTCAGACGGCGCCTGCGGTGCAAGTACCCATCACCCCAGAACTCCCACCGGAACCGGTGCAAGCCGAACCCGTTGCAGTCAGTGAGCCGGCAATCAGTGCCCCCGCGCTCGCCGCGCCAATGTCTGCGTCAGAGGCGGACACGCCCGCACCGCAACCCCGGCAGGAGCCCGAAGTGGTTGCCTTTGTGCCGCCCACTGTCGCCGTTGAAGAAGCGCCTGCTGCGGTCAAGGTCGAGCCCGCAGCGTCCGGACCCGAAGTGCTGGTCGCGCCAGTCCCGGCCGCGACGTCGATCACCCCGATCACCTGCAACCCCGACGAACTGATCCATCCTGGCGATCCGGCACCGCTGAGCCTCGACAGCCTGCCCCTGCCCGAGCCCATTGCTCAAGCCCTGGCCGCCATTGACCCGGAACAATCCGAACACGACATTCTCTTCGCCCTGCCGGATTCTCCGGAGCCGTCCTACAGCTCCGTGGCCAGGCACATCGAAGAAACCCTGATCGGTCTGCTCGACGACCTGACCCTGCCCGAACGCCACCGGCCACAAGCCGAAGCCATGCGCGAGCGGCTCAAACACGGGTTGAACTGGTACGAACTGATCCCGATCCTCGACGATCTGGCCACCTTGATGCTGGCAATCACCGACAGTGGCCAGCACGAATTCGAAGCCTATCTGCAGCAACTCAATGAACGGCTCGAAGCGTTCCAGAGTAACTTGCAGGCGGCCAGTGAAGGGCATGCCGACAACAGCTCCGCAGCGCGGGCCATGGACACGCAGATCCGCGAACAGGTCGACGGCTTGCAGACCAGCGTGCAGGAAGCGGCGGATCTGGATGACCTCAAGCAAGTGCTAGAGAACCATCTCGAAGGCCTGCTTGGCACGATGGATCAGCACCAGAAGCAGCGCGATGCCCGCGAGCAGGAAGTCGCCGCGCGCCTCAAAGGCCTGTCCGAACGCGTGGCGCACATGGAGCAGGAGGCCCAGGGTTTCCGTGAACACCTTGAGGAACAGCGCCAGAAAGCCCTGATCGACCCGCTCACCGGCCTGCCTAACCGCGCAGCCTGGAGCGAACGCCTCGAGCATGAGATCAAGCAGTGGCAGCAACATGGCAACACCTTGAGCCTGGCGATGCTCGACCTCGATCACTTCAAGCGGATCAACGACAACTACGGCCACCTCGCGGGCGACAAAGTGTTGAAGATCATCGCCACGGTGCTGCGCAAGCGCCTGCGTGGCCCCGACTTTATTGCCCGCTTCGGCGGCGAAGAGTTCGTCCTGCTGCTGCCGGCCACGCCGCCAGCGGTCGGCGCCAAGCTGCTGGAAAATCTGCGCGCGGCAATTGAAGCCTGCCCGTTCCACTTCAAGGGCGAGCGGGTAACCATCACGATCTCCATGGGGATGACCACGTTTCGCTCGGGCGAACACAGCGATCTGGTGCTGAAAAGAGCCGATCAGGCGCTATATCGGGCGAAAAACGCCGGGCGCAACCGAGTCGAGCTGGGCTAG
- the yihA gene encoding ribosome biogenesis GTP-binding protein YihA/YsxC — MQLKNPILGLCQQSTFMLSAAKVDQCPDDEGFEVAFAGRSNAGKSSALNTLTHASLARTSKTPGRTQLLNFFKLDDDRRLVDLPGYGYAKVPIPLKQHWQRHLEAYLGGRESLKGLILMMDIRHPMTDFDLLMLDWAVAAGMPMHILLTKADKLTYGAAKNTLLKVQSEIRKGWGDLVTIQLFSAPKRMGLEEAYTVLAGWMELADKGAEAAE; from the coding sequence ATGCAACTCAAGAATCCCATCCTCGGCCTGTGCCAACAGTCCACGTTCATGCTCAGTGCCGCCAAAGTCGACCAGTGCCCGGACGACGAAGGCTTTGAAGTGGCTTTCGCCGGTCGCTCCAACGCCGGCAAATCCAGCGCCCTGAACACTTTGACTCACGCCAGCCTGGCGCGCACCTCGAAAACCCCGGGGCGCACACAGCTGTTGAACTTCTTCAAGCTAGACGATGATCGGCGTCTGGTCGACCTGCCGGGCTACGGTTATGCAAAAGTACCGATCCCGCTCAAGCAACACTGGCAGCGTCACCTCGAGGCTTATCTCGGTGGCCGGGAGAGTTTGAAAGGTTTGATTCTGATGATGGACATCCGTCATCCAATGACCGACTTCGACCTGCTGATGCTCGATTGGGCCGTTGCCGCCGGCATGCCGATGCACATTCTGCTGACCAAGGCCGACAAGCTGACCTACGGCGCAGCCAAGAACACCCTGCTCAAGGTGCAGTCGGAAATTCGCAAGGGTTGGGGCGATCTGGTGACGATCCAGCTGTTCTCTGCGCCAAAACGCATGGGCCTGGAAGAGGCCTACACTGTTCTGGCGGGCTGGATGGAACTGGCAGACAAAGGCGCCGAGGCGGCTGAGTAA
- a CDS encoding homoserine kinase, whose translation MSVFTPLARPELETFLAPYGLGRLLDFQGIAAGSENTNFFISLEQGEFVLTLVERGPVQEMPFFIDLLDVLHEADLPVPYALRTTDGVALRELKGKPALLQPRLSGKHIKVANAQHCAQVGELQAHLHLATQGERMIKRKTDRGLDWMLEEGTEFLSHLSDAPRALLHKALDEITVQKERILALPRANIHADLFRDNAMFEGTHLTGLIDFYNACSGPMLYDVAIALNDWCSDEDGLIDGPRARAFLGAYAALRPFTAAEAELWPTLLRVACVRFWLSRLIAAEQFAGQDVLIHDPKEFEQRLAQRQQVNTPLPFAL comes from the coding sequence ATGTCTGTGTTCACCCCCCTGGCTCGGCCCGAGCTGGAAACCTTTCTCGCCCCTTACGGGCTTGGCCGTCTGCTTGATTTCCAGGGGATTGCCGCCGGCAGTGAAAACACCAATTTCTTTATCAGCCTGGAGCAGGGCGAGTTCGTCCTGACCCTGGTCGAGCGTGGCCCGGTGCAGGAAATGCCGTTCTTCATCGACTTGCTCGACGTCCTGCACGAGGCCGATCTGCCGGTGCCTTACGCACTGCGCACCACCGACGGCGTGGCGCTGCGTGAGCTGAAGGGCAAGCCGGCGCTGTTGCAACCACGTCTGTCGGGCAAGCACATCAAGGTCGCCAACGCGCAGCATTGCGCGCAGGTCGGCGAGTTGCAGGCACATCTGCACCTGGCGACCCAGGGCGAGCGCATGATCAAGCGCAAGACCGATCGTGGCCTGGACTGGATGCTGGAGGAGGGCACCGAATTTCTCTCGCACCTGAGCGATGCCCCGCGTGCGCTGCTGCACAAGGCGCTGGATGAAATCACCGTGCAGAAAGAGCGGATTCTCGCCTTGCCTCGGGCGAATATTCACGCCGACCTGTTCCGCGATAACGCGATGTTCGAAGGCACGCACCTGACCGGGCTGATCGACTTCTACAACGCCTGCTCGGGGCCGATGCTGTACGACGTGGCGATTGCCTTGAATGACTGGTGTTCGGACGAGGACGGCCTGATCGATGGCCCGCGAGCTCGGGCATTTCTTGGCGCTTATGCCGCGTTGCGACCATTCACGGCGGCGGAAGCTGAGTTGTGGCCGACCCTGCTGCGCGTGGCGTGTGTGCGGTTCTGGCTGTCGCGATTGATCGCGGCGGAGCAGTTTGCCGGGCAGGACGTGCTGATTCACGATCCCAAGGAGTTCGAGCAGCGCTTGGCGCAGCGGCAGCAGGTCAATACACCGTTGCCTTTTGCCCTTTAA
- a CDS encoding thiol:disulfide interchange protein DsbA/DsbL: protein MRNLIISAALVAASLFGVTAQAAEAPAAPYVELANPVPVAEPGKIEVVELFWYGCPHCYAFEPVINPWVEKLPSDVNFVRIPAMFGGPWDAHGQMFLTLEAMGVEHKVHAAVFNAIQKEHKKLTDKNDMADFLATQGVDKDKFLATFDSFAIKGQIVKARELAKKYEITGVPTMIVNGKYRFDIGSAGGAEQALKLADQLVAKERAATKAAAN, encoded by the coding sequence ATGCGTAATCTGATCATCAGCGCCGCTCTCGTCGCTGCCAGCCTGTTTGGCGTGACCGCCCAGGCCGCCGAAGCCCCTGCCGCCCCTTACGTGGAACTGGCCAACCCGGTGCCGGTTGCAGAGCCTGGCAAGATCGAAGTGGTCGAGCTGTTCTGGTACGGCTGCCCACACTGCTACGCGTTTGAACCGGTGATCAACCCGTGGGTTGAAAAACTGCCGTCCGACGTCAACTTCGTGCGTATTCCAGCCATGTTCGGCGGCCCTTGGGACGCGCACGGCCAGATGTTCCTGACCCTCGAGGCCATGGGTGTCGAGCACAAGGTTCACGCGGCGGTTTTCAATGCCATCCAGAAAGAACACAAGAAACTGACCGACAAGAACGACATGGCTGACTTCCTCGCCACTCAAGGCGTGGACAAGGACAAGTTCCTCGCCACCTTCGACTCGTTCGCCATCAAGGGTCAGATCGTGAAAGCCCGTGAACTGGCCAAGAAATATGAAATCACTGGCGTGCCAACCATGATCGTCAACGGCAAATACCGTTTCGACATCGGCTCTGCCGGCGGCGCCGAACAAGCGCTGAAACTGGCTGATCAACTGGTCGCCAAAGAGCGAGCGGCAACCAAGGCTGCTGCCAACTAA
- a CDS encoding c-type cytochrome gives MNKLIVSLLLTVGISGMAHAAGDAAAGQAKAAVCGACHGPDGNSMAPNFPKLAGQGERYLTKQLHDIKSGKRQVLEMTGLLTNLNDQDLADIAAYFASQKGSVGAADPKIVARGEALFRGGNLEKGLPACTGCHSPNGTGNAAAGFPHLGGQHAQYIAKQLTDFRKEEGGRANDGDAMTMRTIARKLSDEDIAAVASYIQGLH, from the coding sequence ATGAACAAATTGATCGTGAGTCTGCTGTTGACCGTGGGAATCTCCGGTATGGCCCATGCTGCGGGCGATGCCGCAGCAGGACAGGCGAAAGCCGCCGTATGTGGAGCCTGCCATGGCCCGGACGGGAACAGCATGGCGCCAAACTTTCCGAAACTGGCCGGCCAGGGTGAACGCTACCTGACCAAACAACTGCACGACATCAAGTCGGGCAAGCGCCAGGTTCTGGAAATGACCGGCCTGCTGACCAACCTGAACGACCAGGACCTGGCCGACATCGCGGCCTACTTCGCCAGCCAGAAAGGCAGCGTCGGCGCCGCCGATCCGAAGATCGTCGCGCGCGGTGAAGCCCTGTTCCGTGGCGGCAACCTGGAAAAAGGCCTGCCAGCCTGCACCGGCTGCCACTCGCCGAACGGCACCGGCAACGCGGCCGCCGGCTTCCCGCACCTGGGTGGCCAGCACGCTCAATACATCGCCAAGCAACTGACCGACTTCCGCAAGGAAGAAGGCGGTCGGGCCAACGACGGCGACGCCATGACCATGCGCACCATCGCCCGCAAACTGAGCGATGAAGACATCGCCGCAGTCGCCAGCTACATTCAGGGCCTGCACTAA